The Pseudomonas berkeleyensis genome includes a region encoding these proteins:
- a CDS encoding Bug family tripartite tricarboxylate transporter substrate binding protein: MKNRLTCAALLTSGLLAAGMALAEPKRPECIAPAKPGGGFDITCKIAQSGLKDSGLLKAPMRVTYMPGGIGAVAYNAVVALRPKEPGVITAWSSGSLLNLAQGKFGRYDEKAVRWLAAIGTDYGAITVHRDSPLQTFDDLIKQLEKAPSELVIGAGGTVGSQDWMQAALVARSAHIDPQALRYVAFEGGGEPMTALLGGHVQAIVSGFGEATAQLEAGNVRILAVMAEERLPGKLADIPTAKEQGYDVVWPIVRGFYMGPEVSDEDFAWWQERFETLLAEEGFDKTREQFDLLPFAKTGKELEQFVHEQVAEYKVLANEFGLLR; encoded by the coding sequence ATGAAAAACCGCCTCACCTGCGCCGCGCTGCTGACCTCCGGTCTGCTTGCCGCCGGCATGGCACTCGCCGAACCCAAACGCCCCGAATGCATCGCACCAGCAAAGCCCGGTGGCGGTTTCGACATCACCTGCAAGATCGCCCAGAGCGGCCTGAAAGACAGCGGCCTGCTCAAGGCGCCCATGCGCGTCACCTACATGCCCGGTGGCATCGGCGCCGTCGCCTACAACGCAGTGGTCGCACTACGGCCGAAAGAACCCGGCGTCATCACCGCCTGGTCGAGTGGTTCGCTGCTGAATCTGGCGCAAGGCAAGTTCGGTCGCTATGACGAAAAGGCCGTGCGCTGGCTCGCCGCCATCGGCACCGATTACGGCGCGATTACCGTGCACCGCGACTCGCCGCTGCAAACCTTCGATGACCTGATCAAACAACTGGAAAAGGCACCATCGGAACTGGTCATCGGCGCCGGCGGCACCGTCGGCAGCCAGGACTGGATGCAGGCGGCGCTGGTCGCCCGCAGTGCGCATATCGATCCACAGGCTCTGCGCTACGTGGCCTTCGAGGGCGGCGGCGAGCCCATGACGGCGCTGCTCGGTGGCCACGTGCAGGCCATCGTCAGCGGTTTTGGCGAAGCCACGGCGCAGCTGGAAGCAGGCAATGTGCGCATCCTCGCCGTGATGGCCGAAGAACGCCTGCCGGGAAAACTCGCGGATATTCCCACCGCGAAAGAGCAAGGTTATGACGTCGTCTGGCCTATCGTGCGCGGCTTCTACATGGGCCCCGAGGTCAGCGACGAGGACTTCGCCTGGTGGCAGGAGCGCTTCGAAACCCTGCTGGCCGAGGAAGGCTTCGACAAGACCCGCGAGCAGTTCGACCTGCTGCCCTTTGCCAAGACAGGCAAAGAGCTGGAGCAGTTCGTCCATGAACAGGTGGCCGAGTACAAGGTGCTGGCGAACGAGTTTGGCTTACTGCGCTAA
- a CDS encoding SDR family NAD(P)-dependent oxidoreductase, producing the protein MSNVISSQPLPLAGKTALVTGGSRSIGAAIAKRLAADGAQVAFTYNGSPQQAKETAAAIESAGGRVLAIQANAADPEAVRAAVAQTVEAFGGLDILVNNAGVGVFSQFEETSFEDYQKMLAVNVTGVFVATQEAVRHMQAGGRVIHIASSVTKYAGVPGLAAYSLTKGAVAGFNRSLAHDLGPRGITVNSIHPGPVNTDMNPTDSEVAQLLTPRMAVGRYGEPHEIASLVAFIASPQASFITGADILADGGLTS; encoded by the coding sequence ATGAGCAACGTAATTTCTTCCCAACCCCTTCCTCTGGCCGGCAAGACGGCTCTCGTAACAGGCGGCTCTCGCTCCATCGGCGCAGCTATCGCCAAACGCCTGGCCGCCGACGGTGCGCAGGTTGCCTTCACCTACAATGGCTCGCCCCAACAGGCCAAGGAAACCGCAGCGGCCATCGAGTCGGCAGGTGGGCGCGTGCTGGCGATCCAGGCCAACGCAGCCGATCCCGAGGCCGTGCGTGCCGCCGTCGCGCAGACGGTAGAAGCATTCGGCGGCCTCGACATTCTGGTGAATAACGCCGGTGTCGGCGTGTTCAGTCAGTTCGAAGAAACCAGCTTCGAGGATTACCAGAAGATGCTCGCGGTCAACGTGACCGGTGTATTCGTCGCCACCCAGGAAGCGGTAAGGCACATGCAGGCAGGCGGCCGCGTCATCCACATCGCCAGCTCGGTCACCAAGTACGCCGGTGTACCCGGACTTGCCGCCTACAGCCTGACCAAAGGCGCCGTCGCCGGTTTCAACCGCAGCCTGGCACATGATCTGGGGCCACGCGGGATTACGGTCAACAGCATCCACCCAGGGCCAGTGAACACCGACATGAACCCGACCGATAGCGAGGTTGCCCAGCTCCTGACGCCTCGTATGGCAGTGGGCCGCTACGGAGAGCCACACGAAATTGCCAGCCTCGTGGCATTCATCGCCAGCCCGCAAGCCTCGTTCATCACCGGTGCGGACATCCTCGCAGACGGCGGGTTGACCTCCTAA
- a CDS encoding LysR family transcriptional regulator, whose protein sequence is METLANLESFVRSAESGSFSAAARRLALTPAAVSRNVAMLERNLGVRLFQRSTRKLTLTEAGEAFLAAIGDNLKSLQNAIAAVSADDGQPAGVLKISVAPSFGLDYLLPLLPEFLQRYPRVRPEWHFENRAVDLIAEGYDAAIGGGFELATGVVARTLAALHVIAFASPAYLARHPLPADPSGLIELDGIVMRSLSSGRIRTWNMRTVQGDEVAAAMRETIVVNDPAAVREAALLGLGVAMLAVPDVLPWLESGELVRVLPRWWADAGALSLYYPSRQLLPGKTRSFIDFVVEAFEREDYARRFAGSLG, encoded by the coding sequence ATGGAAACGCTCGCCAATCTTGAATCCTTCGTACGCAGTGCCGAGAGCGGCAGCTTCTCGGCGGCTGCACGTCGCCTTGCTCTGACGCCGGCAGCGGTGAGCCGCAATGTTGCCATGCTGGAGCGCAACCTGGGCGTACGGCTATTCCAGCGCTCGACACGCAAGCTGACGCTGACCGAGGCGGGAGAGGCCTTCCTGGCCGCTATTGGCGACAACCTGAAGTCCCTGCAGAACGCCATCGCTGCCGTATCCGCCGATGATGGCCAGCCGGCCGGCGTGCTCAAGATCAGCGTGGCGCCATCCTTCGGGCTCGATTACCTGCTGCCGCTATTGCCCGAGTTTCTCCAGCGCTATCCCCGTGTACGGCCCGAGTGGCACTTCGAGAACCGTGCGGTCGATCTGATTGCCGAAGGCTACGATGCGGCCATTGGCGGCGGCTTCGAACTGGCGACTGGCGTGGTTGCCCGAACGCTGGCTGCGCTGCATGTCATCGCCTTCGCTTCGCCCGCTTATCTGGCCCGTCATCCGCTGCCAGCCGATCCTTCGGGGTTGATCGAGCTGGATGGCATCGTCATGCGCTCCCTTTCTTCGGGGCGTATCCGCACCTGGAACATGCGCACCGTGCAGGGCGATGAGGTGGCCGCCGCGATGCGAGAAACCATCGTGGTCAATGATCCTGCGGCCGTGCGAGAAGCTGCGTTGCTGGGCCTGGGGGTGGCGATGCTTGCCGTACCCGATGTGTTGCCCTGGCTGGAGTCGGGTGAGCTGGTGCGGGTGCTGCCACGCTGGTGGGCGGATGCCGGCGCGTTGTCGCTGTATTACCCCAGCCGTCAGTTGCTGCCGGGCAAGACGCGCAGCTTCATCGACTTCGTGGTCGAGGCCTTCGAGCGGGAAGATTATGCGCGGCGCTTCGCCGGCAGTCTGGGCTAG
- a CDS encoding RluA family pseudouridine synthase has translation MPSPAMRPSTLHLPQGDWATVLDCLCDHFPAIDRATWLQRMTTNKVLDGAGAPIGPEHPYRVGLKVRYFREVPNETPIPFEEQVLWQDEHLLVADKPHFLPVMPAGEYVEQTLLARLVRRTGNPDLVPIHRIDRLTAGLVLFSVNPSSRGQYQALFRERQVEKRYEAIAPALPQLQFPYLHRSRMVDGEPFFRMQEVVGEANSETLIEVLEQRGGLWRYGLSPVTGRKHQLRVHLAGLGAPIVGDDFYPELQASRNQPDDYGKPLKLLARGLRFVDPVSSLPREFDSALQLQW, from the coding sequence ATGCCCAGCCCCGCCATGCGCCCCAGCACCCTTCACTTGCCTCAGGGCGACTGGGCAACGGTGCTCGATTGCCTGTGCGATCACTTTCCGGCCATCGATCGTGCTACCTGGTTGCAGCGCATGACGACGAACAAGGTGCTGGATGGCGCGGGTGCGCCTATCGGCCCCGAGCATCCTTACCGCGTCGGGCTCAAGGTGCGTTACTTCCGCGAAGTGCCGAACGAAACGCCGATTCCCTTCGAAGAACAGGTGCTATGGCAGGACGAACACCTATTGGTCGCGGACAAGCCGCATTTCCTGCCAGTCATGCCGGCCGGTGAATACGTCGAACAGACCCTGCTGGCGCGGCTGGTCAGGCGCACCGGCAATCCTGACCTGGTGCCGATCCATCGCATCGACCGGCTGACTGCCGGGCTGGTGCTGTTTTCGGTGAACCCGAGCAGTCGCGGTCAGTATCAGGCGCTGTTTCGTGAGCGGCAGGTGGAGAAGCGCTACGAGGCCATCGCCCCGGCACTGCCGCAACTGCAGTTTCCCTACCTGCATCGTTCGCGCATGGTCGATGGCGAGCCGTTCTTCCGCATGCAGGAGGTGGTTGGCGAGGCCAATAGCGAGACGCTGATCGAGGTGCTGGAACAACGTGGCGGACTGTGGCGGTACGGCCTGTCACCGGTGACGGGCAGAAAGCACCAGCTGCGAGTACATCTGGCCGGGCTTGGCGCGCCTATCGTGGGCGATGATTTCTACCCCGAGTTGCAGGCGTCGCGGAACCAGCCGGACGACTACGGCAAACCGCTCAAACTGTTGGCGCGGGGGTTGCGTTTCGTCGACCCCGTGAGCAGCCTGCCGCGTGAGTTCGACAGTGCTCTGCAATTGCAGTGGTGA
- a CDS encoding COG3650 family protein yields the protein MSTTRSLLTSIALLPLLAACQVYTGKPEGPPPATRLQGQVQVENGQLTFIPCQEQRRFVLADAGNTGIEREASQLGNDLFADLAGRLGGSQGKGNDGRFEISQIYRLQSEGHGCDDLNFKRLTLRASGNEPFWQVEVGSKGLVLNRPEHEPLALPYLEEQLPDGRLNFSSEANGQRLDLWLAPQRCVDGMSGAVNHLSAELRLDGQVMRGCAHFGGARN from the coding sequence ATGTCCACCACCCGTTCCCTGCTCACCAGCATCGCCCTACTCCCGCTCCTGGCCGCCTGCCAGGTCTACACCGGCAAGCCAGAAGGCCCGCCTCCGGCCACCCGTCTGCAGGGCCAGGTGCAGGTCGAGAATGGCCAGCTGACCTTCATCCCCTGCCAGGAGCAACGCCGCTTCGTGCTGGCCGATGCCGGCAACACCGGTATCGAGCGCGAAGCCAGCCAACTCGGCAATGATCTGTTCGCCGACCTGGCAGGCCGCCTGGGCGGCAGTCAGGGCAAAGGCAACGACGGGCGCTTCGAAATCAGCCAGATCTATCGCCTGCAGAGCGAAGGCCATGGCTGCGACGATCTCAACTTCAAGCGCCTGACCCTGCGCGCCAGCGGCAACGAGCCGTTCTGGCAAGTGGAAGTCGGCAGCAAGGGCCTGGTACTCAACCGCCCCGAGCATGAGCCGCTGGCTCTGCCCTATCTGGAAGAACAACTGCCGGACGGCCGCCTCAACTTCAGCAGCGAAGCCAACGGCCAGCGTCTCGACCTGTGGCTGGCGCCGCAGCGTTGCGTCGACGGCATGAGTGGCGCCGTCAATCACCTCAGCGCCGAGCTGCGTCTCGACGGCCAGGTGATGCGTGGCTGCGCGCACTTCGGCGGCGCACGTAACTGA